The nucleotide sequence ACAAATAATTTTTAGGAATTTGTTACAGATTATCATTTATCATTGAATGTTTTAAGAAGTTATAAGCATTAACTGTTTTACAATTGCACTATAATATTCACAAGAATATATAagcaaattgaataaaaatgttcaGATGTGTAAAATTATTGGTACATACCTTCCTATGTCACCTTCACAAATAATAAACACTGTTGCTAAAAACCAGTCAAATCCATCAAATTTTTTTGGTCTTTCATAATGTATAAATGCGTAACACTCGTTAATAAATTCTTGtagtttctttttcatttcaaCAGTATTTTTTAAAATGTTGTTTTGTTCGGCATAATGTAGAGCTAAGTTAATTCCATGTACCTCCTCTGCAAACCAAAAATCCGTATTTATTGAAAAACTCCCTTCCCATTGGAAATTTTCTACCCATTCTGCAGTAGGAATTGCTTTCTGCATCTGATCTAATAATTGTATTAATGTAGTGTTCTATAAGAGAATTGAATGTATTTAGTTCTAATTTATTTGACGAAATTATGAATATTAATTTTGAATTAAATCTTCACCTTTATTAAATCAGATGATTGCATATAGGCTGCTCTAACTTCTCCAATCCAGTCGCTGTCTAATAATCCACGTTTATTTTCTTTAAGAAAATAATCTAATTCTGTGCTATCATCATATTCTGAAGAATGCACCTGTATGTTCAACTTTGGAGTTGGTAATATTGACACATCATAATCCTCCAATTTACTTTGTTCTTCCTCATCCTCAAGTTCAATAAAATTTGCTTTAGATATAATTTTATGTCGTATTAAAGTATATTCATCAATAACTTCTTCTTTTGTATCCTCATTTTCACGTTCTTGTGAATTGGAGTTTTGAAGCTTtaacaaaatattctaaaaacaTTCATGTTATCAAAGAGTGCAAAGGAAGTAAAATCTCTTTGtcttttaaaatataatttagtaaTACCTGGAAGTTTAATAACTCTATTAAATATATGCGAATATTTAAATTCCAAATTACAGTCATTAATGACAAAAGTCCTAGATAATGATAATTAGAATCCGgatttattgcattttgaaaGAGTTCAAACAAGTTAAGTGGATAATTCTGTTCTTCATTGTTGCATAGGTCCTTTACATTGGTCATAAGGGCTGAGAAacctatatatttataattataatatttgaatactAATTTAATGAATGCTTATCATTATTCTATCATTATTCTTACATTTATAATTAAGAGAAAAGAATGCCAGTACATGTAAAAAAGAACGGATGCTTTCATGATCCCATGGATCaggaaaataatgtatatcttcTAATATTTTACATGTTTCTGAAAGCAAAGTCGACAAACTATGAGGTGCAAGATTTGTAAGTGTATTATAtcccaaatgaaaaaatgcagCAAGCGACACAAAATTAACCACTTCCATTGATGTCCATGACATTCTCAATGGCGCAATACATCCTGCAATTAGTTCATGAAACACTGATGATTCTTGAACAAGTGCTTTCAATCCAAATGGTACAGATACCATTTTAAGTAATAATGATATAACGGCGCTAAAAATGAAATCCTTTTTATACAATTGTATTTCTTTAACAAGTAAAACCTAAAAGAAATAGGAATTACCTATTTATCTGTTGaactttattttcattttcaaaatAGGATTTATCTAGCTTACTGTAAAAATGTGATACAGCAGGATAAAAGttcttttctattttatattgtacaatttcatatgtatcaaatatatcaaataacTTTTCTAGTACTTTAAATAATTTGAGGAGATATTCAGTATTCATTATAAAAAAGGGTTGTTTCAACATATTGGATGCTATTACTGTAATGTACATAGCAGGACACTTTGAAACATTACTTTCAAAGTTCACTGTATGCTCTTTGCATTCAGAGATAAGAAATTGTGAACCATCTGGTGTATCTAACATGTGTAAGATAATATTTAATGTATGTGgccatatttttatattattttcagatAAAGAAGGCAAATGGCATAGCGCGATATGATAAAATTCAGAATTACATAAAATTTTTGGCTTGTCTAAAATAATTTGTAAAGCATAACAAGAGATATCATACACGCCATGTAAAGTATCTGTAGACAATTTATTTAAAGCTTTTAGAGAAGCAGTTAGAAAGTCTGAAATTCCGAATGGCGTTCCAAAAATAGTTTCACTTAACAGTTTTCTGCCTGCCTCATATGCACAAAGTTGTGATACAAAGCATAAGCAATGAAGATAAGTTACTGTTTCTATTGTATTTCCATTAATAATTGCTTCCATTGGTTCATCACAAATCGAAATTGATACAAAATGAGGAGGATCTTCTAATCCTTTTCTcatattattcattatattttgtaatatgcTAGGTGATTTGCCTAATGCGATTAAAAAGAGTCTTCTAGTAGCAAGACTAACAATCCATTTTTTGCTCCAATTAGCACATGGATccaatatagaaataatattcaatatatttaatGTTTTAGATTGTACTGCATTACCAAATTCATGCGTGCTAAAAAATGTCATAAACTGCTCTATTAATTCTTCTGTAGATTTATCAGGATTTCTCACACATTTCAATCTTTCTTCGTGATATTGAAGTATCAAATGTATAATTCGAAATACTTTTTCGTGTAGgaaaaatttaaaattaattccaGTAAGCAGAGTAGGCAATATTTCAAATGTTTTTTGAGAATGATATTGAGCAGTAAATGCATCTAGTAAATTTATGTACACATCATGTGACTGCAAACATGTCAGCAACTTTGCATGAACTTGTAAACTGGCTTCGAAAATTGGTCTATTTTCATCTGTGAGACTATCTAATAGAGCCTTTTTAAGTGAATCCCACACTGTATTGTTATTTACATTTGACAAGTCATGTTTTAGTAAGACTTCGTAGGCAGCTAATCTAACGTGTGTAGGTTTATCGTTACTGATCTTATCAACAATAACATTATAGTATTCATCATTATTTAGTGGAGAATTCCAATCTTCGCTTGTTTGATCACTGAGGCAAGAAAGAGATGACTGTGGCCGAGATTCAGAAAATAATGTTGATGATGACCTTGAAGCAGATTGTTCAACAAGTGTAGCTCTCATTGAACTTATTAAAGCAGACATTTCTTTTGAATGTATGATTTCTTGAATaatgtcagtatattctatattttcttcTAATCCGTTTTGTATCTTTGTTTCAAACTCTTTTTTTAGGCACTTTTTCATCCATTTTTGGGTATTTGGAGAAATATTATGTTCCAtacttaaaaaattattaagataTATTTACAAAACCGTAACGACGAAAGCAGTAGTAAGAGTAACAATAGCAACTGTGAGTATTTGTGTAATGAATTCTTATGTTTTGATTTAGTTTCTATGACTACCAGTTGGGATGGATACGGGTACTATAAAGTATACTTAATGTGATATAACAATGTTCCAATTTCTTTATGATTATAAAGTACGTTTCATacttacaatatttatttacaatatatgagaaaaaataattcttccaaaatgaaattaatattttgctTATGTACAAATTATAGACATCTTATAAGATGCTTCATACAATCACAATAAATTTAATGTGTCATGcgaaatttgttcataataatatattctttaacGTGCACCTACTATAATATTTGGAGATTTTGATCGCAAAGCATAAATTCCTCCTTGCAAGGAACATACACCCATAACTCCACACTTTACGAGAAAATCTGCAAACTACACAAAATTTGTTAATTAGAATActtaattacttaaaatataatatcattatcAGGTATGTACCAAAGCATTATTTTGATCATGAGGCCCAATTATTACAACAATActgtttttattttctgcaattggtttagcctgtGGTCCTAAAGTCTCAATTTGAGTTTGAGACAGTTGTACACTTGTAAATGGAATGTTAATACTTCCTGCTGCGGCACCTCGTTCAAACCTATGAAAATAGATCAATGAGTATGTGCAAAAGCGTTTATCAACCGAGTTCTcttcttttataaaaatatgataCTTACTGTATATTATTACGTATATCAACAATTATTAATCTCTCAGGATTATTGTCTAACAAATTTAAGAAGTCATCAACACAAATCCTTGGCATTCTTTCAGTGCCTGGTTCGAGCTCTGACCAATTCACATCCTATGAGGAGGCAATACaatgtttttaaattttgaatattatgtaatataatacatGTTTTATCATATAGATAAGTGAATTTTATACCTTTGGTTGATTAAACTGATGTTTTCTGTAAGTAATGCTAGCTGGCGTGTTTTGATACATTGCCATAGAATCTTTAACACATAATTCTATGTCTATTTCAGGAAGATCAGAAAATAACAGAATGCATTCGTTAAAACCCGAAGTTAAAAGAGAGTCACGTAACTGTTTCAATATTGCTAGACCAACTAGAAGTGGAAATGAAGAATCCCCTAGTAAAAGTTTGTCCCATAAATGTAGTATTTTGTGAAGCGGAAATACATctataagaaaaatattttaatcaatatgttaatagaaaaatatttcaacaaCAGTTACAATATATAACTTACGTGAAAACATTGTTAAAAACCATGGTATAGCAAATAATTCTGGTACAAAGTTAATTGATCTGAGATGATTAGCCAATTGTGGGTCATGAAAAGCTAtaatttgcgaaaattttccTAAATATTCTTGTATGATAGCAGAATTATCTTTTAAAAAGAACTTATGAAGATATTTTGGTATGAATGCAGACAAGCATTCGAATGCTCTAGCTGCAAAGAGTGTAGTATGCATTAAATATGTAGaagaaaaatattgaatataatatatatttaatcttTTACCTTCGTTATTAAAGTTAAGGTATAGAAAAGGAGCTGTTAAAGAATCTAATCCTTGCCAATAAACATAATGAGGATTGTTTCGTACCCATGCTTTTAATAATCTTTGCAATCTTTCATGACCAGCACCAGATGATAATAATTCACTATATTGATGGCATCTTGGTATATCCACTTCTATCTAAGTAATTATTAATGTCCTTTACCACTGCAATGaatagtgtaacataatattcattcaAATTACCTGTCGATCTGTATGAGTGGGTGTTTCTTTATCAATCATATCGTAACGCTTTTGAATATCACCAGTAATGCCGAGTAATGCAGCCCAAACAGCTCCCCGAACAGGTGGTGGAATGTCTTTATGTGCTTCTTCTATAATTGCTTCTCTAGTAATTGGATAAACCTAAATTACAATGATTCATAAAATTTGTTATAAGTTACTAAAAACGTAAATATTTgttctttatattaaattaattatacattCGCAGCATTTATTGTACTTGTAGAGAATAAAGTAGAAAATGTTCAAATGATATAAATACCTGAAGCAATCtattatacaaaataattcTATAGAATTGATATTCagtatctctctctctaataATCAGAGGTAATTGGGAGGTAGCATCTGTTAAATCTTCTTGAGACTGTACACGCattctataacgaaaattaagaaaaaattgacaatttatgAACGAATAGAAATGGTTATTTTTGCTATACTTACTCATTTGTTAGCCATGGATAATTTGCTATGTATGGAATATGAGATAATCGTTGCCTAAGTGTATCGAGAGGAACTTTGATGACACGTAAATCAAGTAAGCTAGCAGTGTCTCTGTGTCCAAACATTTGACCCAAAAGTATAACTAGACTAAAAAGAATAGTTAATTAATCATTTTTCGTATCATATATGTTCTTTGgaatatatttacaaaatttttgtGAGTACTTTGGAATAGATAAGATAGGTGGCCTTGATCTAATAAGTCCTTGCTTTTTGAGTTCTACTGTAATGTCGCCACCTGCCAGTTGCCATAAATAATACAATTCATCCATTTTTCGAACaataacatttttgtaaagattTTCTTGCTTCTCCTTTTCATCctttattaaaaattcttcAAATATTGGCAATTTTAATAATTCCTCAGGTATTTTACGTTTTGAGGGATGAATTTGAAGGCAAGAATCTATAAATTCCTTCACTTTGACAGGTAACTCCTGCGATAATGAGTTAGAAATATGTTAtaagaataaaaaattgtaacaaagtacTAGCAAAAATAACAACCATATAATTGTTGTAGCAATTATTTTCTCTTGCCAGACGTTCAAATACAGAAGTTTCACAGTGTATCAAACTAAGAACTTTCCTCAAGCATTGAGATAATTTCACACCTGGCCATATTGGTCCCTTTAATAATAACTCTGCAATAATCATACCCAAAGACCAAGAATCTACTTTCAAACTACTAATGCCTGAACTTAAAAAGACTTCAGGTGCAGTATACTTTGGATGactagaaaaaaaaaaagaaattacatttgatgtatattatttaaatgtaaattatatttaaagtaAATACCCTATAGGAAAAGAAACATGTTTTCCACAGTCCGTCATATAATATAAACCATAATTATACAACTGTACGTGTCCACTTTTATTGATGAGTATGTTTTCAGGACTTAAATGTCTATGTACTAAACCTAATGTATTCATGTACTGTAAACCCAATAAGCATTGGAATGCTATTTTCATAATATCATCTgtatttaaattttccttaTAGCTTAATGGATCTCCATTGTATTCTGTCACTACAACTATCCTttctataaaataaattaaattacatcATATTAATATACCTTATcgaatttcataaaatttaattccaatgtataatttataaatgTAATTACCATGTTTACTCCTTATTATATCAAGATAAGTTGATAAATTTGGATGATGAATAATTTTCAAGAACTGAGATTTCCCGTATATAGTTATCGAATTTGGTGTAAGAGGTAAACCATTACTACCGCATACTTCAATCGGGTGGCTCTGTGCAAAAAATGTCATTCCGCCAAAACAGCGTTCCTCATTTTCTAAGAGTGCTGGACACATTTCTAATTTTAAAGTAAACACCAATATTAGAAAATAATACGAATGAAATAGTGACTTGTTAATTTGATAAATTTGCAAACAtaaagcttttaaagattttaaTACAAAGAAATCTTCTTAAGTTACGTTAAaaatcgaaaaaagaaaatacaaatCATATATACTTACTCAATTTGTTaatatatacacatatgtatCTATGATTTCAAAACATAGATGGGTAAAAATTATTTCTCCCTCCCATTAACCTCGATGTTGTGTATATGATAACTACTAACTGTCATAGAGAGATACATACACCCTAAATTTTATTAGGCTCACAATTCctcataattaaatttatttatttacttatgttTTCCTTATAACAATAAATCTCATAGCATTCGCTACTAGAATAATTTGACAGCTCTCTGTTTATGTCATGAAACAAGATCTCAAATTACTTGACCAGATATGAAAGTCGAGTGCGCAGGGAATCCAGCACAGTGGCGTGGTGCGTCTACTGGGTGAACATCGTAATTCTGAATCCACGCCGCTGTGCGGGATTTTCTGCTTATGCGTTGCCTTGCGTAGTTGATTTTCTTGATTGTACATACTGGCCATGATCCAAGCAGTGTTGCCAGAGAATTGATGATGCGAGGGGAATCTCTTTGCCCTCCCCTTTTCCTGTGGCATAGGATATTGTCCACGCAATCGTTGACAAATTGAAGTTGAAGTAATAGAGGGGATACGTAGCAATAGCAGCACTACTAGATCATCACGGATGATACGTAGATCAGCTTTTTGACCATTACGCATCTTCACCACTTCGGTATCCTCGTATTCAaaactctctgtctctctgcttATGGACCATTGAGGGAGATGCGACGACTGGAGAGTCCCAAGCGCCATCAATTCCCTGGCATCACTGGGCCCAAGTCAACTCAAAACTATTTAACTTCCGTAATGTAGCTGTAAAGTACACTACTTTATAACCATAGTCCTGTGATACCCTTGTTCCCTTATGCCATGCCGTCACACAAGGCACCGTTCTTCAAGTCCATATACTGCAGCACAGAAATTTCGTTTCTACCTTACAGAATAGCCTCTAAAAACACAATGTAGAATGTTGCCGCGTGAGTTAAAAGAAACTGAAATGatgttaaatttatattttcatacatattttatttaaacagcAACGATTTAAATATTGTCAAAAAACCTTTAGAAAAtatctattatttcaaataatataatttatttttacgagatTACATATAATCGAACAAATTTAAACAGAAATGAAGAGAATAATAAAGAAGACGAAAACATAATAGCTTAAAATTGAACCTACATATTGCAAAAGTATAAAGCACACAATTAAATTCTAATAAGATTCAATAAACCAAGGATAATAACAGATTTTAGAAAGAAGTaagaaagtaaaaaaaaagtcagagaacatatacatatacatatacatatgtctATATTACAACCGAGGAGGTCTATATTACAACCGAGGAGGTCTATATTACCGATTGCCCAGGTCACGCGAGAAGGTTGTTGCTTTAGAGACctgaaagggagtcagaacgaagtcGGCATTGCCTTTGACTTTCTTTCTTACGAATATGCCGAATAATTATTGCGGACTAAAAGTGTGAATCAGAGAAAAAACCTCCGATTCACGAGGGACCAAAGCAGTGTAAAAGACTCTAATTCTTTTAGAGTTAGAAATATGATTAATATCACCACTGACTCCTCGTCACGATCGAGAAAAATTGACATATTTACTTTTCGGTACCAAAAGTTTATACAAATTTCTTCTATTAGCTGTGTTGTTCAGCACTCCCTCGGCTATTTAGCCATttaatttgttaacaaaaataactaACGGAATTCGGGATACCGAGTTTCTGTTAAAGCATGAACATGTCGATGAATTGTTACTTCTCGTTTGTTTTAGGATCTGATGTTTAAACAAGAATAAGTAACCGAATCCGGGATACAGAGAAACGTTTGAAGCCCGCAGCTGCAGCTTTCGATGTCTGGATCTGCTTGCAAAACTGACTCGTTTCCTTATATGTGTCTCGTGCAACTAATAAATGAAACAAACATATGAAACAATCTGCTCGTTATCCTATCGTTGTGCCATGAGCGAGATCAGAAGCGAGCGGAAAATCTGTCTAGGTTATTGCGAAGTGCAAACACTGAAGCAATCTTTTGTGCACACCTATATACGTTGTCCTACGTATATATGTACAGAGAACATATGTATAAAACGTGTATAGGAGATATACGTTAAAAGACATTACTAAGTGAGTTAACTTTCGAGAACGAGCGTGAAAGGTGTCAACGAAAGGAGGTCTCGCTACGCGATCGACATGGATACATCATTTTGTGCACCGTCGAAGTATAAAGGTTCGAGGTCTATTATATCATGTCACGTAATATTAAGTATCATAATTGCCACAGTCATTAAATTCGCTGTTATCTTGCTGTCGAGCATCGATATATCTTATGATCTCTGTGGTTCCACCGAAGATACGCCTAGTTATGGACCAAATAAATTCTGTCAGATACGCACGATATCATACCGCGAAATGCATCGAAAATTCTAATTACTCGTTTAAGAGTCTCCTTACTTCGTTGCTTTGATCATAAGACAATTTTGAGGAATTTTTTGAAGGGAGGGCATTGGGTATTGTACCTTCAAATTTGGCACACTTTATTAACTaacgtttgaaaaatgtacacaaATTTTTTAggcaataacaataatatatgtcAAACTTGCCGCAGCAGAAGTAAACGCGCTTGAAAGAAGTTTATTGCTGGCAAACATGATTCTAATTGTTCAGGTCTAAAAATTACAAAGTATTAAAAAGCtataaaatatttcttaatCTATTGGGTTAGCCactttcgtttttctttttagcATAGTGATATGCTATCgtataaattgaaaaatacgaaaattaataattaataataatttttattaataataataaaatatagtaataatagaggctaaaataatattttcagagTATAAAAGTGTTCAGGgaaatcgcctgcatttgttatTGTTGCCAGTATAGAGAAAATTGAATATTTGTTACAGCTACAGGTGATGCTTGCTAAGTTAGTGATTAAAAAATATTCTTAGAATACATAAACATTTAGGAAATTCTTTTACATCTATCATGCAGAGAAAGTTTATTTACAGTTGAAAATAAGTAGAACAAATTATTCTTGTTTCTTTCGACGTAAGGTACAATTAGAAACTAGGTACAATAAACATTAGAATTATCATCCGTAGGTAATTGCGGCGAACAGCTTGCGCGTTTTGCCATTGCACGGATTGGCGCTATCCGAGCTGTTTGAAGGCAACAGAAAATTCGTACCAAAATTTACATTGCTCCTTATGGAAGAATCGGCACGaatcatttattcgaatactcaatatttaatgataaaacgTAAAATCCTTTATAAATAATTCTTTCTAACTCGAATGTGTAGAAAGTTATAAGTAGAGTGCTAGAGATTTATTCTGAGCTTCCAGTAATAAAAATTCACACATTATGTCCGCGatgtaacaaaattaaaatttaaagaaGAACTCTATTACTTATCTAGGGACTGATTCGCGTCGAATTTAACATTGTATCTTGCGGCGATAGCGGTAAGAATCGTCTGTCCTCCATATTTGCAAtatcaaataaatttttttgCATAATATAGTTGCAAGAGAGTTTTCTAAACATTTCTGTCTCCTCAGAATATTTTTTACAGTTTTGAATACACTcctattttcttctttattactATTTCTTATTGGAAATGGAAACGGGTTCAAGTCTAGGCAAAATTGTTTAACGTTTCGtaatgtataatttttaattctttGATTTTACTTTCGAGACTTCTCTCAGTAAACTATGTTACGAACAATAGACTATGCTATGGTTCAGCTTAATCGTTGTACCATGAGCGAGATCAAAAGCGAGCGGAAAATCTGTCTAGGTTATTGCGAAGTGCACATTTgcaatactaaataaaattttttgcaTAATATAGTTGCAAGAGAGTTTTCTAAACATTTCTGTCTCCTCAGAATATTTTTTACTGTTTTAAATACACTcctattttcttctttattattatttcttattagaAATAGAAACGGATTCAAGTGTGGAAAAAATTGTTTAACGTTTCGTAaagtataattattaattctttGATTTTACTTTCGAGACTTCTCGCAGTGAACTATGTTACGAACAATAGACTATGCTATGGTACAGCTTAAGTTTTCTCAACGACTTTTAAATATCAGTCGTTTCAGATGAAGCAATATAAGATAAAAGTATTCCAGGATTGTATTGTGCTATCTTAAATCAAGAGTAGCAGAAGATTCGATATTATACTCTTGcgcaatattattgttattcttgCATTTTTTCCAAGCGACCCTTGACATTCAAATGGTCAGACCAAGCAAAATAGGCTTGCCGTTTAACCTGttatatttgaatcaaaaccgaTTAGCAGAGGGAATACAATTATAGTTTCATTGAATAATAGCACTTTATTGTACTTCGGTCTGTGTGTTGTCACCCGATGTGCGAACATTAGTATTCAGAAGAGTAGCTCCGTCTCTCGTGTGTCGGTTAGTTACGGGAAATTATTCGAATGGTATAACCAAAAgtgattttataatttaattagtagctgcgtttttttttactcAAATTTTACTCAAACATATTATTGCCTCGTATCAGCTATATCGTGCGAAAACATATTCGAAGAAAATAAGCGATGGATCGTGAAAGTAGAAGCTTCGAGCTTTAGAATGATCATGCTAAAGCATTCTTGTACGATCTTGTTTACAAAATTATAACATTTCGCGAATCTCTAGTGAACAGACTAATTGCCAGAAGAATACCGGTCGTCATCTTTAAAGCGAATTTTTActgaattaaatataatatataatttgtgCGAATTAATGATATATTTGGTTCAACGTTTACCGCGTTGGCTATACGAACAAAATTGTTATCGACCTAACGAGCAGAAATCCAGCTCTCCCTCGATTTCTTGGCGGTAATGGGATGGCGATTGATAAGGAATCGATTTCTGCTGGTCACTGTCTGGCTATCGTATAAATATAAAACCACCACCAGACGAGCATCATCGTCAGTTGTTGTGACACAATTGTCACAGAATCTTTTCCAGGGTTCATAACTAATCTTTGCGCTATAAGAATGGTGCACGTGAATGCCGCGGTAGTCCTGTTGTTGCTTTTCGTGATCGGCCTGTCGGTCGGGCTTGCGGTTAGCGCTACAACCTTCAAAGGAAGCGATGTCCTTGACACAGTACCAATTATCGACGGGTAAGTTGCCCTGTACATTACGTCAGATTGATAAAAATTCGGAATGCGCGCTGATAACAGCTAAATCGCGTTCGAGAACAGATTAATCGCACGAAAATTTCGATGATCCGTTTGTTACCGTGATCTGGATCACGTGCTTTCACGATTCAGGCATCAACGTTCCAATAGAATCGAAAACACGGTTTCATTCACGACCACGTTAATCCGTTCAGTGTTCGCTAAATAGACAAAAAAATATAGTGAAAGGAATATCCACTTTTCACATTATTTGTATGGTTTCATGTTATAAATTGTACCATTCgtaatttgtataattatttcGAAATTATATAATGTTTATGACAGATAACGTTTCTCATTAATACGATAATTTAAATAATGCGGTTCTAGCCCGTACGACGTACGCATTAAACACTTAAAGGATTAACATCGACCGATGCATAAAAGTATCTTTGACCATAAATGTTCTGAATAAGAGCTTAGAGCTAACGGACTAGTGCCGCTTTCCGGTCATTTTTAAGCCACAAATATCAACAGTTTTCCCACATGCGCTATTTTACTATTGCTAGAAGTGAATAGTGTATAAAtacgtaatatataatatgatagtatataaataatatattatataattattatatattatatatatataataatatatatataatatatatataataatatatatataatatatatataataatatatatataatattaaccgatatatttatataataatataaatatattggtTAAAGTGAATGAAAGGTGAGTGGCCCGTGGATGTTGACCTTTATACATGCCTGCAATCGTGAATTGATTAATGTTTCGAGCTGAATTGGAGTCAGCTTGTTGTACAGCTGAAGACTGTTAAACCGTCATAGTTTTCGTTGAAATGCGAAATATTGTCCACTGTTCGCTATACTAATAAGATACAACGTAATACAATTGATCGATAAAACACGTAAAGTACAGGAGCTTTCTATGATTTATGACATTTAGTTTAGCAGTCTCGATGTTATCTCAGCTACGTTCCGTTCCATTCGTATTCTTATCGTAATATCGGCTGTATATACAATCGGCTACTGCTATCGTTTGACAAATTAATTGGCTACTCTTTTACAATAAACGATAACATCGAGCAATCGAATCGAGCGATTCCATCACGATAGAAATTAATTACTTTCCCCGATGATAATCGCAAAAGTTAAATCTGAAATAGTCCGACGAAATTGATGCGTTGATTGTCGTGTTCGTAATTGTGGATATATATAATGCCAAAAAACGATCAGATTTTTATCTTACCTAA is from Megalopta genalis isolate 19385.01 chromosome 4, iyMegGena1_principal, whole genome shotgun sequence and encodes:
- the LOC143259289 gene encoding protein broad-minded isoform X1; translated protein: MEHNISPNTQKWMKKCLKKEFETKIQNGLEENIEYTDIIQEIIHSKEMSALISSMRATLVEQSASRSSSTLFSESRPQSSLSCLSDQTSEDWNSPLNNDEYYNVIVDKISNDKPTHVRLAAYEVLLKHDLSNVNNNTVWDSLKKALLDSLTDENRPIFEASLQVHAKLLTCLQSHDVYINLLDAFTAQYHSQKTFEILPTLLTGINFKFFLHEKVFRIIHLILQYHEERLKCVRNPDKSTEELIEQFMTFFSTHEFGNAVQSKTLNILNIISILDPCANWSKKWIVSLATRRLFLIALGKSPSILQNIMNNMRKGLEDPPHFVSISICDEPMEAIINGNTIETVTYLHCLCFVSQLCAYEAGRKLLSETIFGTPFGISDFLTASLKALNKLSTDTLHGVYDISCYALQIILDKPKILCNSEFYHIALCHLPSLSENNIKIWPHTLNIILHMLDTPDGSQFLISECKEHTVNFESNVSKCPAMYITVIASNMLKQPFFIMNTEYLLKLFKVLEKLFDIFDTYEIVQYKIEKNFYPAVSHFYSKLDKSYFENENKVQQINSAVISLLLKMVSVPFGLKALVQESSVFHELIAGCIAPLRMSWTSMEVVNFVSLAAFFHLGYNTLTNLAPHSLSTLLSETCKILEDIHYFPDPWDHESIRSFLHVLAFFSLNYKCFSALMTNVKDLCNNEEQNYPLNLFELFQNAINPDSNYHYLGLLSLMTVIWNLNIRIYLIELLNFQNILLKLQNSNSQERENEDTKEEVIDEYTLIRHKIISKANFIELEDEEEQSKLEDYDVSILPTPKLNIQVHSSEYDDSTELDYFLKENKRGLLDSDWIGEVRAAYMQSSDLIKNTTLIQLLDQMQKAIPTAEWVENFQWEGSFSINTDFWFAEEVHGINLALHYAEQNNILKNTVEMKKKLQEFINECYAFIHYERPKKFDGFDWFLATVFIICEGDIGRCKIFIQQLMKFPVIIFLWPNLGKIVDKNIQGECTTQFTFMQLLESIISNELPHVQFALKNTSGISWSLMCNLMISQCFWGILPWHQILHFFAICILHSPDYIIYYCISLLRYCQKTIMQNVTSGKLWPEYMMLGDYQSHKYIRFMDTLDKRYGNKLLPKLSAINFNSLGEI